A segment of the Desulfovibrio sp. Huiquan2017 genome:
GCCTGGTGGGTATAGCCGTCCTTACGCACGCCGATACGCAGGACCGCGCGGGCGTCGTCCAGGTTCTCGATCCTGAGGGGCGCGCCCCTGTGCTTGAAGAAGTAATCCCCCTCGCCGAAAATAGGCCCGACCCATTTGAAGAGCCTTTCCCTTTCCGGGATGCGAACGATGGCGAATAATGCCTGCCGGGGCAGCTTCTGCGTCTGCTCATAGCCGCGTAACCACGGCGTCTCCTGCAACGGACTGCTGTCGCCGACAATCCGCTGAATTTCCAGGACCACCTCGGGAGCAACGCCCCATACCCTGCCCTGGTCAGCGTAGACCAATGGAGGGTAGACTATGGCCTGCATGGCGAACTCGCCGCCAAAAACAGCCGTCGGCAGAAACAGCGTCAAGAGCACCATCAGACATATGCCCAGCACGATCATTCTCTGCACGTACTCTCCCACGTTGATAAAAAATAGATGGTCATCATATACTAGGCGTTAGGCACTGTCCATTATTGACTGAAAGAGCTTGGCTATTCCGCAAGCTCCCGTCCCTGCACGACCGAACGCTCCGTCCAGCATTCAATATTTTCTTGAAAATCAAATATATCAAGCCGAAACGGATGCGACTTTTTGATGACTTCACGCACGGAATGGGATAAATCCAAAAACGATTCATTATTGCATCAGCGACCGGCAGGAGCGTGACGCATGCCCAATACCCATCCCGTGGACATTCCCTTCCATTCCATCCTGAACCACCTGGACATCTCGGCGCTGGCCGCGGACTCCACCGGGCTCATCGCCTACGCCACGCCGAAAGCGGAACGGATCTTCGGATTCGAACCGGGCCGGATGCATGGACTGCCTCTGTCCGAAGTCCTGTCCGACGCCTTCATCAACGACGAGACGGACATGGACGAAAACGAAAACGAGAAGAAGGCCGCGCGCCTGACGCTGCCCGACGGCTCCATGAATTCGGTGTCGCACAGCCCCATTGTCTCGAACGGCGCGACCGTGGGCAGCCTGCTGACCTTTCACCCCGACCCGAGCCCGGAGCAGGTCGAGCGGACGCGGACCTACCGCACCCTTGCAGAACACATGGAGGCGGTCTTCAACGCGTCCAGCGACGGCATCTGGCTGACCGACGGGCGCGGCGTG
Coding sequences within it:
- a CDS encoding transporter substrate-binding domain-containing protein — translated: MIVLGICLMVLLTLFLPTAVFGGEFAMQAIVYPPLVYADQGRVWGVAPEVVLEIQRIVGDSSPLQETPWLRGYEQTQKLPRQALFAIVRIPERERLFKWVGPIFGEGDYFFKHRGAPLRIENLDDARAVLRIGVRKDGYTHQALAAAGFTNLDIGPSYESSFRKLAEDRVDLVLMGERTYYYMVRQAGLNPADFERTDCKFGDSAAWLAFSLDVPDEVIRRWQNALDSLKQNGVYKDIMDRNFR